A DNA window from Clavibacter sepedonicus contains the following coding sequences:
- a CDS encoding IS481-like element IS1121 family transposase gives MSHGNARLTVHGRVLLVRRVVEDRRPVAHVARELGVSRQCAHRWVNRFRAEGLRGLTDRSSRPRSVPRRTSPERERAVLEARAQLRAGPARLAPVTGVPSRTISRILRRHGAPPLAWLDPVTGAVIRASRSTAHRYEHEHPGDLIHVDVKKLGRIPDGGGWRVHGRSEQVRGRGIGFDYVHAAVDDHTRLAYAEIHPDEKGATAAGFLTRAAAYFAGHGITRIERVITDNAFAYRHSTAFKNAVQDLGARQKFIRPHCPWQNGKVERFNRTLATEWAYRQPFTSNQHRADALDPFIEHYNTERIHSSHGLTPAARVSPTS, from the coding sequence GATCGTCGGCCGGTCGCGCACGTCGCGCGGGAGCTGGGGGTGTCGCGGCAGTGCGCGCATCGATGGGTGAACCGGTTCCGTGCCGAGGGGCTGCGAGGGCTGACGGATCGGTCATCGCGGCCCCGGTCAGTACCGAGGCGAACGAGCCCGGAGCGGGAACGGGCCGTGCTGGAAGCGCGGGCCCAGTTGCGGGCGGGTCCTGCGCGGCTGGCGCCGGTGACAGGTGTTCCATCCCGTACGATCTCCCGCATCCTGCGCCGGCACGGGGCGCCGCCGTTGGCATGGTTGGACCCCGTCACCGGGGCCGTGATCCGGGCATCCCGGTCAACGGCGCACCGGTATGAGCACGAGCATCCGGGTGATCTGATCCACGTGGACGTGAAGAAGCTCGGGAGGATCCCGGACGGAGGCGGCTGGCGGGTCCACGGGCGCAGCGAGCAGGTCCGCGGCCGCGGGATCGGGTTCGATTACGTCCATGCCGCGGTCGATGACCACACCCGTCTCGCCTACGCGGAGATCCATCCCGATGAGAAAGGCGCGACCGCGGCCGGGTTCCTGACCCGCGCAGCGGCGTACTTCGCCGGGCATGGGATCACCCGGATCGAGCGGGTCATCACGGACAACGCGTTCGCCTACCGGCACTCGACCGCGTTCAAGAACGCCGTCCAGGACCTGGGCGCGCGGCAGAAGTTCATCCGCCCGCACTGCCCCTGGCAGAACGGCAAGGTCGAGCGCTTCAACCGGACCCTCGCGACCGAGTGGGCCTACCGGCAACCCTTCACCAGCAACCAACACCGCGCCGACGCGCTTGACCCCTTCATCGAGCACTACAACACTGAACGAATCCACTCAAGCCACGGGCTCACGCCCGCGGCCCGAGTGTCACCAACGTCATGA
- a CDS encoding AI-2E family transporter — translation MSHDVEPSPGEPEPAAASAPHADRAPQRGITPGVLLAAEWSWRLLVIGIAVAAAVWLLVAVKEVVIPFLIGLLVCALLQPLVAALRRRRWPAWLAITSTLLGTAVVISGLVLLLVAQIRTGIPTLQREAMERFESVRDLLAQPPFNVVPSDYDALLASAGKALENSREALLTGVLDAGLGVGHLVTGALLAFFTIVIVLIDGRGIWRFVVSVFPRRARPAIDGAGRAGWGTLSAFTRVQIFVAAGNAVGIGIAAWLLGLPLAIPIAVLVFLASFIPVVGAIVSGAFAVVIALVFVGPLQAAIMLVAVIGVHLLESHVLQPLVMGGAVHVHPLAVVLSVAAGSYVGGVAGALFAVPAVATLNVMVRYIAGGSWKAGTPAVGS, via the coding sequence ATGTCCCACGACGTCGAGCCCTCGCCGGGCGAGCCCGAGCCCGCCGCCGCCTCCGCGCCCCACGCCGACCGCGCCCCCCAGCGCGGCATCACCCCGGGCGTCCTGCTCGCGGCGGAGTGGTCATGGCGCCTGCTCGTCATCGGCATCGCGGTGGCCGCAGCCGTGTGGCTCCTCGTCGCGGTCAAGGAGGTGGTCATCCCGTTCCTCATCGGACTCCTCGTGTGCGCGCTGCTGCAGCCGCTCGTCGCGGCGCTGCGGAGGCGGCGCTGGCCCGCGTGGCTCGCCATCACGTCGACGCTGCTCGGCACCGCCGTCGTCATCTCGGGGCTCGTGCTGCTGCTCGTCGCGCAGATCCGCACCGGCATCCCCACCCTGCAGCGCGAGGCGATGGAGAGGTTCGAGTCGGTGCGCGACCTGCTCGCGCAGCCGCCGTTCAACGTGGTGCCGTCCGACTACGACGCGCTGCTCGCCTCCGCCGGGAAGGCCCTCGAGAACAGCCGCGAGGCCCTGCTCACCGGCGTGCTCGACGCGGGGCTCGGCGTCGGCCACCTGGTCACGGGCGCCCTGCTCGCGTTCTTCACCATCGTCATCGTGCTCATCGACGGCCGCGGCATCTGGCGCTTCGTCGTCTCCGTGTTCCCGCGCCGCGCGCGTCCCGCCATCGACGGCGCCGGCCGCGCGGGCTGGGGCACGCTCTCGGCGTTCACGCGCGTGCAGATCTTCGTGGCGGCCGGCAACGCGGTCGGCATCGGCATCGCGGCCTGGCTGCTCGGGCTGCCGCTCGCGATCCCCATCGCCGTCCTCGTGTTCCTCGCGTCCTTCATCCCGGTCGTGGGCGCCATCGTCTCGGGCGCGTTCGCGGTGGTCATCGCGCTCGTGTTCGTGGGACCGCTGCAGGCCGCGATCATGCTGGTCGCCGTCATCGGCGTGCACCTGCTCGAGTCGCACGTGCTGCAGCCGCTCGTGATGGGCGGGGCCGTGCACGTGCACCCGCTCGCGGTCGTGCTGTCGGTGGCCGCGGGATCCTACGTCGGCGGCGTCGCGGGAGCCCTGTTCGCGGTGCCGGCCGTCGCGACGCTCAACGTGATGGTCCGGTACATCGCGGGCGGCAGCTGGAAGGCCGGCACCCCCGCCGTAGGATCGTAG